The following nucleotide sequence is from Aspergillus luchuensis IFO 4308 DNA, chromosome 1, nearly complete sequence.
ATGTAAAGAAGCAAATTGCGCTTGTTGGTTTTCTCTCTCGTCTCGATAGTTCACCGGTCGCTCCTGGAGATTGATTCTCTCCAGAAAATGCCAAATCAATCGATGCGTTGGTAGAATAGCAGGTAAGCCACCTTGTTATCTCGGGATCCATACCGTCCAAGAGGAGTGCGGACACCGGAAGACGGTGCTGAAGCTGCACCTGAGGTTGACTTCTTGCTTGAATGGCCGCTGGCGCCGTTGACCTGGCTCCAGCCTCTTTCGTTATCAGACTGCTCCAAGTCGTCTTGGTCAATATGATCAAAGATGTTGGCATTCGGTCCGTCACGCTTGTGTTGCTCGAGCGCCGCCGCAAGAACCTTGGGGTCTTCCTCGCCCCCAGCCTGCGCAACATCCTCACTCCGAACCCGACGAATAAGAGTGTCGTCCAAACGGATCCATTCACGTCCGTCTTGACGACGGACGTCGACGGTGTAGTGGCCGCCACTAGCGTTCTTGCCGTGATGGTAGATGACGCCGACGAGGCGATACTTAGGCAGGCCACCCTGCGCCATCATGATATTGCGCTTGTTGGGCGGGAAGACCTCGCGAGGAATCTCCAGGTCGAGCGGGTATCCAACCTTTTTCCAGATCTTCTGGGTGCCTCTGGTCACACTGTCGTACTGGAACCGTTTCAGGTGAAGGATAAGAACTGGCGGCATAGTTTCAATGAAGATCTGTTTGGTCGCTGTAACATTGGGACCGCGGGAAGAATTGAAGTCCCCTTGAATGCTTTCCGGCTTAGTGAGTCCTTTGAGAGCATCAACAATATTGTTGATCTCAGGAGCTCCAATGTCAAGCTGAAGTGGCTGGTAGGGCTCGAGGGTCACAGAAGTCTTGTTACCAGGCACCCTGAACTCTGACCGGATCTTTCCACCGAAGATCTTCGTAATGGGCGATTCCAAAGCAATATGGCCAGATGAGCGCGTAACAGCAGCCTTCTGCTTGTGACCGACCTCCAACCAGCCATCGCCGGACTCTTCATTTGCAACCTCTGCCTCGGGGTTCGCAGAGGCCGAGGTAGTTGCAGGGGCATCTTTGGCGGCACGATTGCACTCTTCGTGCATTTCTTCCAAAAGGAAGCCCAAGAACTCTTGAGCATCTTGCTGATGGCCTCTCTGTATTGAGAAAACATTTACGTATTAGCTGGCATGGACCCATGAATTAGGGAATGAAACAGACTTACCCGCATGTCCCTAAAGCGTGGCAATTGCCTGATAACCTCGTAAACAAATTCCGGAACAAAGGCTTCGCCGTAATCCTCGAGCTCGTTTGGTTTCAGCCTGAGCTTCAGCTGTTCCTCAGTGTGTGCAGCATCAATGATGCGGAACTCTCTCATGAACATGATCCTTTAAGTGGTTAGCAAGGCTGACGAATAACGACAAGAAGAACACCGAGGAACTAAGAATGGAGAAAATCAGGTTACTCACAATGCGTCGATCATCGGAAAGTCGCTGTTGAAACTGTGGGACGCCCTCCGTCCAATATGATCCAGAAATTGGTAGAACGGCACGCAGGAAACCAAGATTTGAAGCACCTGGAGGAAAGTCATCAGCTAGTAGAACTTCGTGCTGGCAACTTGGATAAACATACAGAATTCATGTAGCACATGTTGCCGGTATTCACGAGTCCTCTGGGTTGGAGAAAGGCAACTTTATCGCTATACTGTGACACATCGTCTCCTAGTGTCGTCAAGACATCGGCCAGAGACTCGCTCTTGGGCTTGATAACGCCATTTGACACAGCAGGCGACGCGTTGGGAGCACTCGCTCCTTTAGCGAGTGCTTTTGACCGGACCAAATCCGCCCACGACTTTGGCGCTGCAGGGGCAGGCGAGGCCTGCTTAACAGGTTCCTCCGTCTTATTCTGGGACAACTCCTGAGTGTCCTCATTTGTCTTCTCCTGAGCTGTGCCACTGACCGACTTGGGGGTTTCCGACGAGCGAGTCGACTCATCCTTGGTAGCCTGACGAGGAGTACTAGGCGCCGGAACGACTGGGACCACGGGGACTACTGGGATCGTCGGTTTGGCTCCCTTGGACTGCGACTGAGGACGCAGAGGGAGGTTCTGCGCAACTGAAGATGGAGTTGTGGGTTGTGTCGAATTCGCAACTGATGGCGCGGCGGACAAGGTTGGTGTTTGGGGTTCCGATGGCGACTGTTCCGGCTCCAGTCTTTGAACTTCGGTTTGTCTCTCAGGCTGGTCAGCCCGGTGCGGGTCCTTGGTAGGAAGCTCGACGGACACAGATGACGTAGGGAGAAGACGGCTTTTCCTACGTCTTCCCGGGATCCGAGCAGGGAAAGGGTGGTCGGGAACGGAAAGCCAAGGTAGCTGGTGATTTATGTTAGGCGAAGTACTGAGTGCGTGCCAGTCTACACCACTTACCGGTGGGCGGAAAGGCTCCCTAGGCTCGGGAGAAACCTttgcaggagcaggagcgggGGACGATGACACAACGGAGCTCGGCGCTGGGTGCACAGGAACAGTGGCGGGAGACTGTGCCTGAGTCGTAATGGGCAAAGGTGGAAGTCCGACAGGCGGAGACATGGTGCTTTGTAAAGGAGTGGAGGTCCTCGGCTGCATGGGAAGAGACACGGGAGGAATATGGGCCGGCGCCATTATGGGCTGAGAGGGCGGATAGGCAGAAACATACATCGGTCCGTAAGGGTGTTGGTATGGGCGTGGAGGGAGCTGCATGGCAGGATAAGGTGGGTACCATTGAGGGTATTGCTGGGGCGAGTATGCGGCCGGGGGAGGGTGGCCGTTCATATGGGGATGGTACCCCATGTAGGCAGGAGGGGATCGCATGTTGGGAGGAGCTGCAGTGTAAGGAACATCTTGCTGTCGACGAGGAGTAGGCATGGGTGGCTGCCCATGGGGCATTGCGGGCATATGATGGTTCATCATGTCCAGGCAGTCGTAGAGTCGCCTTGACTATTCAGCCACGCGTTGCCTCAATGGGAGCCATACGAGGTCAAGAAGCGAAAGGAAGCAGGACTGGGGGGCGAGCACCCGTCTAAGCAGCCATCCTAACGCCCCGGGCGGGACACTGGAAGCTAAAATAAGGTAATTGTAGACCGAAGCTTGGCGCCTATTTGTGCTCGAAGGATCAGCGTGGTGTACGACGCAAGTTGGACGTTGCGCAAAAGATCGGGGAAGGGTTGGTTGGGCGAGACGTGGTACGAACCTTGTGCAGAACGCGGGGTCAAGCTATAAGGATATGTGGATGAAAGATGAGGCCGGAGAGATAATAAAGCAGGCTAGTAAGACAAGGaagggaggtggtgaagaaagaGGTAAAAGGCCGGACAGCACAATCggggggaagtgggtggaTTGCTGGAGctgagatggatgatgttttTTTGGGCGGACGGCACGTGCCTGAGGCTCCGCTGCGGCAGGATCGCCGGCCCTGGAGATTCACCAACAAACCCAACAGAGCCTCACCAGTTGTTACGTTCTTTCTTGAATCAGGTATACTTACTCTTGGAATAATGGTAATAACAGGCAAGCTTGTAGTAGTCTACTATGGATTGGGTCATGATCAAAGTTCTCATATTTCTTAGATCTCTCTCCGATCAGTATTCTCTTGAGACTGTGTTGTCCTGATTAGGAAAGAGAGCTAGGTTACTAGCACCTTCCATCTGGAAAGACGCGCCGTGACTCCGAATGAGCCCAACAGAAAAGCTTCATCTATCTAGCTGTTTATcatttttatctatttattgtAATTGGTACACATATGTGGCCATCAAAATTCATAAAAACACGTTCGACTCCTGACCCATGCTCTTCCCAGAATGTATCTGCAAACAACCCCCCACATATGTCTATAACATAATATTCGTGATATAGTTGATAAAAATCCACAGAGTACCGTATAGAAAAGATTGTAAACGATGAAGTAGATCACCAGGAGCTGGTGGACGAAAACGCACAGGTAGTCGCACCTTCTATGCCCCTCTTTGGATATTGGTCGACATAAGTGTaattttcttgttctttttctttttcccgccggaggaagaggctaCAGTGTTCGCCTCAGCAGCCGATTGAGCCATGAGCTCCCTTTCTTGCTGGGCCCacagctcctcttcccagCCCTGCAGCCAACCATCGGCAGGGGCTTGTGAGCTCGATGGAGCCGAAAGTGTCGGAGCGGCCACGGTTCCCCACACCGTACGAGATCCGGGGGGActcgaggagggaggaggcgaggcAGAGGAAGAACCTATATCAAAGCCAGAAGGCTCACCAGCAGAGCCCGATAACGGCTGAAAGTCGCGGTCGGAGAAGGGAGGTTCATCGATGGGGCCAATGCTAGGCCTCTTCCGGCGCGCCGCTGCCCAGCGCTTttcgtcctcttctttctccgctcGAATGCgatccttctcttctcgcacctctttctccttgttGCGCTTCCGCCTCTTTTCAGTTTCAGACTTGAAAGTCTCTAGCACCTCCGGTACAACTACATCTCTCCAGTCACACTCGAGAAAATTCACCTCACAACCTTGCGGCAAGTGGCTGAGATACTTGACTCGTTTGCGTagctcatcatccacaataTGGCCGCTTGAAATACGCTCAACCCGGGGAAGAATGGTGGCTGGGAATGAAGAGTAATCACCAAATGCAGCTTTCAGGATGCGGATGTCCAAGGGCGAAAGGTAGAATTGTGGTAGAGCTTGGTAGAAAAAGAACGCATGGTCAGATGTAGTAGGACCTCGCTTCGAGGGCATGTTATTCCGGCCGTGTCCAGgatccttctttttctttttcggggTAGAAGTTGCGTTCAAGTCAACCTGGCCCAAAGCTTCAGATGTGCGATCCACATCATTGGACGTCTCCGGAGTGGAGGCCGAACCAGGCCCAGTATCTGACGCGGGAATGGATTCCGCGGACGAACTTTGGCCTGACTTAATTGCATGCTGCGATGCATACATGGCAGCAACTTCCTCTGGTGGCGAGTGTGCAGCGACGGGTTCCTTTGTCTCCTGGCTTGGGACGGGCTGTCGCACGATCTCAGGCGGATTCCCTATACCTTCTACCTTGGATTTGGCATCTGCAATCGCTGCAACCGCCTTCCGTGTCCAAGTAGTATCATCCCCGAATAGAAGCTCATCCTCAAGCTCCTGCCTGCGGAGCTCATCAATCTCAATGTCGTACTGTTCTTTCATATAATCTTCACCTCCTTTCATTATGCGCGCGTAGTCAGCCACTTCCGCAGCATGATACCACGGGACATCCTCATCTGGCGCAATCCCCTCAGCTCCATCCCGTGGCAGTGCTAAAGTGCTTCCAGGCTCTCTTTTCACTAGCCGTAGTACGACATCACCCCCCTCAAATGGGAGGTCCCCTTCTTGGCCACGAAACCATCGCACAGGCCGAGTTTCGGAGATGTACACAGAGTCCCAACAAATGGGGCACTTTTTCCAACGTGGCTTCTTCTCAGGAACCGGTTTTTCTTCGTCACTCGAATGCATGTAGCGAATCAAACAAGGAAGGCAGAATATATGACCACAACGAGCCATTCGTGGCGCTACCGGCGTGGACAAACAGATGGGGCAACTAGCTGACTGCGTCTGCTCCGATACCAAGACCTGCATAACTGAGTCCCAGTCTAAATGGACATCAGCATTGGCCGCTTGTGCATGGTAGTTGCGATTCGGCGTCACGATAAAGCGATAGTTGGCATGAACGTAGCGAGATTTGTCCATGGCATGGTAGCCAGAACCTGGACCCCAAGACGTATAGCGGCGAGTATTAcggggtggaggatggtACTGAGGacgagggggaagggagaagtTCATCAGATGAGTGATGGACGTCTGTCCCTTGCGACTGGTCGTGGATCTCATGATGGCCTGCGGAGAGGGATGAGTCAGTGGACGAGGCTAGCAAAAGACATAACTCAAGTCATAGTGAGTGACTGCGGCCACAATTGTCGCACTTCTGCTACAACCCCCAGATTATCTTGCATGCGTAGGCCCCTCCTTAAGCATCTTATGTAAGCCCTTTGCGTATGCGATGTCCAGGGAATCCCAAGGAAAATTCCCAAAGCTCTTCACATAAGGATCCACAAAGAGCATCAGGTAGGGCTGATACAAGGGAGGGAAATATGGCAGTATGATGTGGCTGGAGTGAGGTTGGTGTAGCTGTAGCCGCTCCCTAGACTTCGAGATACGTACCGATTCGCTAtaatcctcatcatccagcaatCGAGGACGCCGCTGTCGTTTATGTTGACTCCTGAGAGCCTGATTGTGCCTAGGAGAGCCTGAGTTCCTAGCCTGAGATGTCAAGCCAGCTCCAAAGCTGCCAGAACCTCCCGGGCGCCGCTGAGACCGCGGAGAGCCGCTATCGAATGACGATGGAGTAAATGTCGCAGAGGCTGGCTGACTCGGAATGTTCACCGCTTTCATAGATGTGGTAGGAATCTGACTAGGATTGCCCGACATTATTCACTCTGCCTTCTAAGGTAAAGGCGTGAAAGTACCTTCGTATGGCGGGGGCAAAAAAAGCAGTTATGAAGGAAAATGCGGAGATATGACTAGAGTTGCGGTACAGCCTCCGACTGAGGCAGGCGGGGGATTGTTTCTTAGCAAGGTAAAGTCGAACAATGAAGGTTTAAAAAGAAGGGCTACAGAAGCCCCGAGGGCAGCACCAGGAAAGGAGAAGCACCAGAACCCTGAAGCTTCCCCTACCGTATAAAGTAGTAGAGGCAGaacggaagaggagaggcaGATTGAGGGAGGGGCGAGTATGTCATGCCTTGGCGGCCGACCGGAGCCTCAGGCACGTGCTGTACGGCAGGCGATTAAGGCACGGGTTTCATTAGCAGAAAAAGTATACCCACTACTGCTCTTCCGCCAATATCCCAAAACATACTGATGTTTGCACAAACATTGCTGGATTCATCTCAAAGAATGCCTGTGGCTATGTGTGGGGCTATATGCATGACAGTTCAACGACGTGGAATGCTTTCGTGATATGCTAAATATCGAATGGCTGCTGTTCCTGTCTGTTCTGGTTGGTAAAATATGGTTGAAGCCAGCGAGCCATGACCCTTCTGTATGACCtgatagtactagtagttattgATCGATTAAATTAATCCGTTCGTCTTATGATAGTCCGTGCTTTATGTCGGACCCTTTGCCCCTTTCATTATTGTGGGATTGTACAAGCCTTCCGCGGGTAGTATTATTGTTGGTTGCAGTAATAAGCTCCAGGGACGATGATCCTGCCGCAGCGGGCAACGCACCCACTCCCTTTTAGTGCATCCCCAACCtgaatgttgttgttgttcttgcgACCGCCTAAAGATtctccctcatctccctAACCCTTCTCCTCGCGTCAATTGCGCCCATTCTTCCCTACACTTATACTCAATCAATTATAAAACCCTTGGCCTGAGGCCTCTTATGGTCAGCACACAATGACCGTCACTCGATCCCAAACGGGGAAGACCCCAAAGTAAGTCAATTTAACTGCGCAAGGGAGTGAGAGTTCCTTGggagagaacaagaaggcacGATGAACCAGGGACCGAGTGAGGAACCCCAGTCGTGAATTACCTTATCTTCGGTCTACCCCAATTGCGCTTCGCATGCGAGCCTTTCATTCTGCTTGTTGTAATTGTTTTTGGCTGACCGGTCGATCAATTCCTCTAGGAAAATGGAGCGACCCGGCTTCATCGAGACACCTGGCCGCCGAGTAACCcgcagcgccagcgccagaCTGTCAGAGGAACCTTCCGACTCAACAGCTGAAGGATCGAAGTCGACAACCCGGAGACGCACTTCTGTCAAGATCAAGACTGAACctgtggaggaagagtcaAAGCCATTCGCGACCAATGGTCATGCCGAGAATTCTGGTGTCAAGAAGGCTCGGATTGTGGATGgttgggaagaggggaaggaccCCAAAGTCGACTACAGCGGCCACTTTGAATTTGGAGGCTCGTTCGGTGTAGCATCCATGATGATCGGATTCCCGCTACTGATGTACTACATGTGGATTGGTGCCACCTACTACGATGGCAAGTTTCCTCGCCCCGCCGATGGGCAGAGTATGACGGACTTCTTTGCGCATCTGGGACACTTTGTATACGAAGGTGCTTTCCCGTCTCTCAAGGCTTGGACGATTTATTGGGtgttcttcatcttcgaggGAATCTGCTACCTGTATCTTCCCGGTATCACTGTGATGGGTCGTCCTCTGCCGCACTTGGGAGGCAAGCAGCTGCCCTACTACTGCTCTGCTGTTTGGTCCTTCTACACCACCATTGTGCTGGCCTCTCTGCTTCATGTTACTGGTATCTTCAAGCTGTACACTATCATTGACGAGTTCGGCCCTCTTATGAGCGTCGCTATCCTTTCCGGGTTCCTTGTTGCTTTCGTGGCCTACTTTTCGGCATTGGCACGCGGGGCGCAACATCGCATGACCGGGTACCATGTCTACGACTTCTTCATGGGTGCCGAGCTCAACCCCAGAATGTTTGGGATCTTGGACTTTAAGATGTTCTTTGAAGTTCGCCTTCCCTGGTACATTCTGCTCTTCGTTACCTTGGGTGCCGCGGCCAGACAGTATGAGGTCTATGGCTACGTCTCTGGAGAAGttggcttccttctcatGGCGCACTTCTTGTACGCGAATGCCTGCTCTAAGGGTGAAGAGTGCATTGTGTCAACTTGGTAAGTACTTCCCGAAACTTGCGACAGTGTGTCACAGTCTGATTTGTATGCAGGGATATGTACTACGAAAAATGGGGTTTCATGCTGATCTTCTGGAACCTGGCTGGTGTTCCTCTGAGCTACTGTCACTGCACAATCTACCTGGCCAACCACGACCCGGCCACGTACCACTGGAACCGCTACTTCCTCACATTCCTCTACGTTGCCTACCTCTTTGTGTACTGGGTGTGGGATACGACCAACAGCCAGAAGAACCGTTACCGCCAACAGGAGCGTGGAACGATGGTGTTCCGCAGCACCTTCCCTCAGCTGCCTTGGCAGACGCTGAAGAACCCCAAGACAATTACGGCTGAGGATGGTTCGAAGATCCTCGTCGACGGCTGGTGTAAGTGCTGCTCATATCTTTACCTTTCATGTCATACATTGCGCTGAACTCGTATACTACAGATGGCAAGGCACGCAAGATCCACTACACCTGTGACCTGTACTTTGCCCTTAACTGGGGTCTCATCACTGGGTTCAGCAGTCCCTTTCCTTGGTTCTATCCATTGTTCTTTGCCTGCATGATCACCCACCGTGCTATGCGCGATATCGAGCGTTGCCGGAACAAGTACGGCGAGGCCTGGAGGGAGTACGAGAGACAGGTTCCTTACCTGTTCATCCCGGTAAGTGCGCTGCCGAGTGTTGATAATGCAGACCGACAGCTGACTTTCACGGCTAGTATGTTTTCTAAGCGTCTCGATGCGCCAGCCCACTCCTCGCAGCGCAACCTGGGGGTTTCACATCCCCTGGTCTAAGGTGCAGGTAGGGCCTTACCATTTACAAGCTTCATTGCTTTTGACCGATTTTACCATATCTTGTTGTAATCTCTTTATTGCTCGATCCATGCGCTCGAGTCGTGGCTCGACTACGTTGCAGTACATGCATTATGTCTTGATTTTAGTTCTGCATGAGGATAATTCCTCGAGTATCGCATTTCACCCTACCCTGTTAGATTATGAACATTCTATGTACATTATTAGATTGtgcttcttgttttcttctccattcgTCTCCGTTCAACTTTCTTTTCACTCATCATGTATTCCCGAACCTAGTTGCGACCAATAGGTAGCAAGCATCTCACtgtattttaattaataccAGGCAGATACCAATTATATGGTCAAACTGCAGCTCCAACCAAATACAATTTATCACCCTACCACAACTTACTCATATAATGGTGGCTTTCCACATTGTCATCCCAATGCCTTCCTCAACTTCAAATCACATGACTACCCCTCCATCTTCGGGAATCTTATCGCAACAACAACTGAGCCCCGCCATAACGCTCTATTCAGAATAAAACACTTCAATTGACGATTTGTTGCTTGTCGTGAGCTTCTTCAGATATTGAATAACTTTGTACTACGTCTTATCTACGACAATCGCCATCTTGATCCACCATGTTGATCCAGGAATCTTTCCACGATGTGCCGACCAAGGCGGACGGCAGTGGAACTATGCGTATGTTACCCAGAAGTAGTTCGAGTTTGAGATTTACCTATAATCCACCAGTAGCTGCGGCTACATTTGACGATGTCTACTAATCTTTCAACGAATTGAACATTGCTGACTTGGTTCCCCATTCAGGCATTTACGTGTTCCACCCTACTATTCCCGGATATCCTAAGGCGCGGTTCCCCGGTGTAGTTGTCTTTAGTGAAATCTACCAAGGTAAATCGCAAGCTCGATCTCACAAATCAATTCCAGGAGGATTCCCTGTGGTGAGAAGGTATCATTATTGATCACACCTATACATGTAGTAACCGGCCCTGTCGCGCGATTTGCTCGCCAAATCGCCGGACAGGGATACATCTGTGCGGCACCCTCGAGTTATCATGAATTCACAGGTCCTGAGCCGTTGAAGTATGATGCCGAGGATACGGATAAGGGCAATCAGTGGAAGATTAGCAAGGTGAGTAAATTCTCTGTCGACTATATCTATTTCCAATTTGAGTTGTGAAACATGAGCAAGGCCATGCTGAgggatttttattatagaaaatcgCGGCTTACGATGAGGACGCCTCATTGTGCGTCGACTATCTTCTGTCACTCCCCACGTGCAATGGCCGTGTAGGTGCGACGGGTATGTGCCTTGGTGGACATCTGGCGTATCGCTGCGCGTTGGACAGCCGCGTGAAAGCGGCGGTGTGCTACTTCGCCACGGACATTCATAGTAAGACGTTGGGGCTGGGGAAGAATGATGATAGTTTGGCCCGGGCGGGGGATATCAAGGGCGAAATGCTCATGGTGGGATAGGACCCCCCCCCCTACCCTTTCATTATTTCAAGTCCGCTTCGCGTGCGCGAGGGAATGAAAAGGAGTGCTAACGAGAAGGATTGTTCGTGTGTTGTCGCAGATTTTTGGAAAGAACGATACCCATGTTCCGCCCGAGGGAAGGGATTTGATCCGCAAGACCCTTCATGACAAGGGAGTCTTGTTTAGCTTTTACGAAGTGGCTTGGGCTCAACGTAGGTTCTTCATTTTAACCTGTTTAGGAAAGGGGGGAAGTAGAAGGGTGTGGTCGCTGACAAGGGTTCAATAGATGCCTTTATTCGCGATGAGCTCAGCAAGGGACGGTATGACCCTGCTATTACCAAGGTGTGCTTTGAGATGTTGCTGGAGTTGTTCGGGCGGACGCTGAAGCTGGATCTGGGAGAGCATGATGGGAAGGAGTTGAAGATTGAAGACGTGTGCTAGACCAGAGGATGGGATCTGCGGACTCTGTTGCagtgggtggatgatggtatcAATAGGCAACGACGATATATCGGGAAACTAAATCGGTGTGACGACTTCATCATCTGCCCACCATGGTTTGGCATTGACGGCATTCTCCGTCCTGCAGATTGTTCCATCTACTAGTTTACGAAGGGCAATGTTGCTTTTTGGACCTCCCTTTAGATGATTCCTTTGTAGTATGATCAATTGGATATACCACAGGTAAGGTATGGATGCAAGGGTGCCGAGCAGACAGATACAAGACAGAGATCCTGGCTGATGACCCTTCCGAGGGCGCACCACAGTGGCTGTGAGTCCCACTAGGATGAGTGAGATTGGGTGAGATATGCTACGTAGCTACTTACTTTGTAAAGCGGGACATGCATCTTACTACAAGAGAACACGACATTATGCAGCATCAGATAGTTTCCGGGAAGCATAAGTAAGAATGAATACAGGATAGATGTTGTTGAACCATGTCTGACCGACagggtgtgtgtatgtgtgtggcTGGGGAGGTCCTGCAGGCGTCATTCGGCGAAGGAACCGCGCGGGTAAGACACATCAtaggaaggatggaagaccTAAGAAGATCGCAGCGGCAGTTCACATCCGGATTTTCATGCAAGATCGATCAAGCTCCAAGGAAAATGTTGCCTGTCAACTGCTATTCTTAGCCCCAGTACGTAAGTAGTATGTAGTGACTAGcgacttctttttttgccatGATTCATGACTGGGACTAAGACGCGGGTTGAGAGCGGAACcagaatagaaaagaaaaatggagAAAATAAATTTCAGGAAAAGCCCGAGCCATGGATGGCGAAAAGGGAGAACATGATCCATGGTCCTGGAGTGTAATTTCTGGATATGTTTTCCACAGGGGAACAAAACTCTGATGAAGTTCCAGTAcaggggttgttgttgttagtaTAGAACTGTGTCTCTGTTCAGTGTTCACACAGTCCTTGACCAGCCGCATGAAGTAATTCCCGCTTTCCAGCCTATCTGGTTCCTGGATCTGCTGCGCTTCAGCTGCAGGGTTTGGTTTATGACGGACAATGCCTTATTTAGGGGCCATTCGTTGGCTGTGGATGGCGTCGCGCAACgggcctttctttccttctggGTCTTAGTAGTCTTAGACTGACTGGTGGGATGGATTCGCACTGCCTATCATCGTCACCCGAAAGATCTCCCATTCAACGCTAAACCCGCGCCAGTCTGGAACTAATACCATCCCATCTTTTTCCCTCGACGCTCTGTTTTCCAGCACAGCAAAGCTAGACTCGACATTGATTAGTCTCTTTCTTGTGTACTGAATTAGtactatctctctctctccccatcatttcccctccccttcttcttcttctttttccttttctctctctttcgctTTTCTTCCGACGCTTTTCGCCCGGACAGCGTGGctcagcatcttcatcatcttcttcttcccctcctcgtTCCGTTGTCTCTCtatcttctctctctctattaGTATTCTCACCTCATCTTGATCGTTCGTTCATCTTTCCACACAGTCTCATCTAGGCTTGTGTATGACTTTGTTACTCGACGACGCTGCTTGTTCCCGTCCCCACACATAACTACCACTACAACACATACCCACTCGGCCCTACAGATCATCCACCTGCGCCGGTGTTTGAGATTATCGCTTTCACGATTCTTTGGCTCACGCCCTCGGTCTCCCTCGACTTGCTGATATTATttacccttcctttccccttcgGTTCCTCTTTCGTCTTTCAATCTTCCGATCAATCCGCTCCATCCTTTTCCCGCTTCCTTTCAACTGTCCGACTGCACGTCGAATTGTGAACCCGGCCTCTCAggccctcccctccccctggtctctcttccttctcttcttttttttcccttttcgtGGGCAGCCtgtctctctcactctctgtCCCTGTTGGCCCCATTCTTTCTCCCGTCGTTTCAAGCCGAATTTCCCACCCTTTTACAACAATTAATTCTTATTGCTCCTTATCACCCTCCTGTGTAATCATAATTGGTGCCC
It contains:
- a CDS encoding RING-type E3 ubiquitin transferase MAG2 (COG:O;~EggNog:ENOG410PJY0;~InterPro:IPR001841,IPR017907,IPR039739,IPR018957, IPR013083;~PFAM:PF00097,PF13445;~go_function: GO:0046872 - metal ion binding [Evidence IEA]), translated to MKAVNIPSQPASATFTPSSFDSGSPRSQRRPGGSGSFGAGLTSQARNSGSPRHNQALRSQHKRQRRPRLLDDEDYSESAIMRSTTSRKGQTSITHLMNFSLPPRPQYHPPPRNTRRYTSWGPGSGYHAMDKSRYVHANYRFIVTPNRNYHAQAANADVHLDWDSVMQVLVSEQTQSASCPICLSTPVAPRMARCGHIFCLPCLIRYMHSSDEEKPVPEKKPRWKKCPICWDSVYISETRPVRWFRGQEGDLPFEGGDVVLRLVKREPGSTLALPRDGAEGIAPDEDVPWYHAAEVADYARIMKGGEDYMKEQYDIEIDELRRQELEDELLFGDDTTWTRKAVAAIADAKSKVEGIGNPPEIVRQPVPSQETKEPVAAHSPPEEVAAMYASQHAIKSGQSSSAESIPASDTGPGSASTPETSNDVDRTSEALGQVDLNATSTPKKKKKDPGHGRNNMPSKRGPTTSDHAFFFYQALPQFYLSPLDIRILKAAFGDYSSFPATILPRVERISSGHIVDDELRKRVKYLSHLPQGCEVNFLECDWRDVVVPEVLETFKSETEKRRKRNKEKEVREEKDRIRAEKEEDEKRWAAARRKRPSIGPIDEPPFSDRDFQPLSGSAGEPSGFDIGSSSASPPPSSSPPGSRTVWGTVAAPTLSAPSSSQAPADGWLQGWEEELWAQQERELMAQSAAEANTVASSSGGKKKKNKKITLMSTNIQRGA
- a CDS encoding mRNA-binding ubiquitin-specific protease UBP3 (BUSCO:EOG09260V8Q;~COG:O;~EggNog:ENOG410PIVR;~InterPro:IPR038765,IPR001394,IPR018200,IPR028889;~MEROPS:MER0005436;~PFAM:PF13423,PF00443;~go_function: GO:0004843 - thiol-dependent ubiquitin-specific protease activity [Evidence IEA];~go_process: GO:0006511 - ubiquitin-dependent protein catabolic process [Evidence IEA];~go_process: GO:0016579 - protein deubiquitination [Evidence IEA]), with product MMNHHMPAMPHGQPPMPTPRRQQDVPYTAAPPNMRSPPAYMGYHPHMNGHPPPAAYSPQQYPQWYPPYPAMQLPPRPYQHPYGPMYVSAYPPSQPIMAPAHIPPVSLPMQPRTSTPLQSTMSPPVGLPPLPITTQAQSPATVPVHPAPSSVVSSSPAPAPAKVSPEPREPFRPPVSGVDWHALSTSPNINHQLPWLSVPDHPFPARIPGRRRKSRLLPTSSVSVELPTKDPHRADQPERQTEVQRLEPEQSPSEPQTPTLSAAPSVANSTQPTTPSSVAQNLPLRPQSQSKGAKPTIPVVPVVPVVPAPSTPRQATKDESTRSSETPKSVSGTAQEKTNEDTQELSQNKTEEPVKQASPAPAAPKSWADLVRSKALAKGASAPNASPAVSNGVIKPKSESLADVLTTLGDDVSQYSDKVAFLQPRGLVNTGNMCYMNSVLQILVSCVPFYQFLDHIGRRASHSFNSDFPMIDALIMFMREFRIIDAAHTEEQLKLRLKPNELEDYGEAFVPEFVYEVIRQLPRFRDMRRGHQQDAQEFLGFLLEEMHEECNRAAKDAPATTSASANPEAEVANEESGDGWLEVGHKQKAAVTRSSGHIALESPITKIFGGKIRSEFRVPGNKTSVTLEPYQPLQLDIGAPEINNIVDALKGLTKPESIQGDFNSSRGPNVTATKQIFIETMPPVLILHLKRFQYDSVTRGTQKIWKKVGYPLDLEIPREVFPPNKRNIMMAQGGLPKYRLVGVIYHHGKNASGGHYTVDVRRQDGREWIRLDDTLIRRVRSEDVAQAGGEEDPKVLAAALEQHKRDGPNANIFDHIDQDDLEQSDNERGWSQVNGASGHSSKKSTSGAASAPSSGVRTPLGRYGSRDNKVAYLLFYQRID